CGGTTCCTCCAAATACAGCTGCGTGTAGTGGGTATAGTAGCCCTGGCCATTGGGCAGTAAACCACGAGACTTCTCATTGCCCAAACCACTGCCAAATAAGATCCCAAATGTCTTATGGCCATGGCTTGATACGGTGAGGTTATCAACGCCAATTGGCTTTTCACGAAATTCACTGGCAGCAAAATCCGGATGACTGGGGTCAATACCTTCTAATACATGCCCTTTAATACCTACCCCTGTATAGGCGGGAACTGCCGAATCCTGAGCAAAGTTAGTTTCTAGGTAGTTAGCCCCTCCTTGAATCCTGGCATTGTCCATATCCAATTCAATGTTTTGGGAGTCAGGCTCAGCCCAAATCACCAAGGGACTTTCAAGTAGTTCGTCCAACTGAGAACGGCTTTCAACAAGCCCATGAAAAAAGCCCGCTTTCGAATACGAAAGAACTTTGATGCCGCGATTGACTAACTCAGCCCGAAGCAGTTCCATTTGGCTCCGCTCTGCGGCCTGAATCAACCAAACCTTTTCTTCGGAGGCATACCCCCCAACTGGCACTTTCCAGCTGGAATGAAAGTTTTTAACCCAAGAAACAAAGGAGAGACCCACAAGCTGATCAACGAGCTTTTGTTCCCCAGCCAGCACAAGCCGATGGCCTCCCATCACCCGCAGGACTCGCGCCCCGTGACCCTGCAACCAGTCTCTTATGCTCGGTACAAGCGGCGTCTGTAACTGGACCAGATAGAGACCGGTGGGGGAACTCTCAAGACTTAAGTCAAAACGCAGTGGCAAGCTGGTTGATTTTGGCCGGGGCACGGACCAAACCTGATTGCCGTAATTTGCTGTATAGCTTTGTCCTTGTTCTCGCCACTCAAGAGACACAAGCTCCCCATCCAAGCCGAAGCTTCGCACAGAATCGATGCTGGCGTTGGTTTGATGAACTGTTTGACCTTGAACAACGATTTTCTCAGATGAACCTGTTTTTATAATTTGATATGGAAGCTCTCTGGCTCCACAAGAGCCGAGAAAGAAAACTGCTACGCATCCGATTATTGAAGTTTTCATAGCATCACCATGTCCTTGGATGGGGGCTGCGATTTTTTGACACATTATCTCCGATCGAGTTGTCAATTCAAATCAAATTTTGTGAAAGCTGTATCTGGTATGATAAAAAATCCAATGATCTTAAAGAACTTCAGGAGAAAACATGACTCATCCGAATCCTCACATTTGCGCCATCTTGCTTGCGGCAGGGAAAGGCACGCGAATGAAAAGCAAGCTTCCCAAAGTCCTCCATGAAGTCGCTGGAACACCCATACTCTCTAGAATTCTACATACACTCCGTAGCTCAGGAGTCCAACAGCACTGTCTTGTCCTAGGAGGAGACTTACAGAATTTTGATGGCATCTTAAAGGAAAATTCAGATATCACCTGTGTGATCCAGAAAAACAGGCGTGGCACGGGGGACGCCGTGGCTTCCGCCCTATGTGCCTTCGAGGGCTACAATGTGCCATCTTATGCTTCAGGCGAAGTCTACGCAGGCTCTGTCGTCAATGCCAGTCATGTTTTGATAAGTGCGGGTGATACTCCTGCCTTGTCAGCAAAGGTCCTGTCAGACTTTGTCGAACGCTCACTAGCTGAGGATGCCAAGCTATCTGTTATAGGCATGCGCCACCCGAAACCCTTTGGCTATGGCAGACTAGTTGTAAACGATGGCACCCTTGACAAGATTGTCGAGGAGAAAGACGCGGACGCAGAAACTCGGAAAATCAACCTATGCAACACCGGAGTCATATTCGCTGAAACCAAGTTTCTTTTCGATTTGGTCCATCAGCTCAACAATAATAATGCCCAGGGGGAGTATTATTTGACGGATTGCTTTGAGCTTGCTCGTGAACAAGGCTCCCCTGCGATGGTTTTTGAAACCGAAGAGTTCCGATCATTCGACGGGGTCAATAACCGTAGCCAACTTTGTCAGATCGAAGATTGGATCATTGCTCAAAAACGATTAGAACTCATGCAGGAGGGCGTTACCTTTAAACTGCAAGACACCTGCTATGTGGAAGACCAGGTTAGTATTGGCCCTGACTCAACGATTGGCCCCCACTGCAGCTTGATTGGTCATACCAAAATTGGAGCCAACTGCGTGATCGGTGCCCAGTGCATCATAGAGAACCAGATTTTACCCGATGGCACAGTCATTGAGCCAGGCTCAGTATTGCGAACTTAGAAACTTGTTACGAATTTGCGCCAAGTAGCCTAGCTTATTCTGAGGAGCGCTAGGCTCGATTGGTTAGATTCTTTTTCATAAGGAATTGAAGATATGTGTGGAATTGTTGGCTATGTCGGCCCGCGCAACGCGGTTCAACTTGTGTTTGATGGCTTAAAAAAACTTGAATATCGAGGCTATGACTCAGCCGGAATCGCAGCGATCAAAAATGGTCAAGTTTACCTAGAAAAAGAAAAAGGGAAGCTTGTTAACTTAGGGGCAAAACTCGACCAACTGCCTAGCGAATCTCAACTAGCTGTAGGCCATACTCGTTGGGCCACCCACGGCGGACCAAGCCAGGTCAACGCCCACCCCCACCAAAGTGAAGGGGTAACAATTGTACACAATGGCATTATTGAAAACTACGACACCCTAAAGTCCGAGCTAAAAGCTCAGGGTGTCGAGTTCAACTCGGATACCGATACGGAAGTGATCGCGCACGTCCTCAGCCAAGAGTATGCAAAAGACAGTTCTCCTCAAAAAGCTCTGCTCCGGGGAATTGCAAGACTCAATGGCGCTTATGCCCTAGGGGTTCTTTTTTCTGGTCAAGCCGACACTATTTTTCTAGCTAAGGAGGGCTCTCCCTTAGTCATCGGCGTGGGTCAAGACGAGAACTATTTTGGTAGCGACATCACAACCTTCGCAGAAGTAGCAAAGCAAGCCATCTTCCTTAATGATGGGGAATGCGCCTCGATTAGCGCCAAGGAAGTCAGGCTCTGGGATTTTTCAGGAGCCGAACTTAAACATCACTACACCAGCATCAACTGGACTCCTGGCAGTGCCGAGAAGCATGGCTATCGACATTACATGCTGAAAGAGATCCACGAACAGCCTTCAGTGATTTCCCACTCTATCGAACACTTTTTAAAAGACGGCAAGCTCAATGAAGAAGCTTTGGGTATTACCAAGCTTGACTTAGATAAGATCCAAGACATTAACATTGTCGCCTGTGGTACAGCGTTTATTGCTGGCTTACTAGGGAAGTATTTTATAGAGCCCCTCACAGGCCTGCCAGTAAACGTGGATCTTGCCAGTGAGTTTCGCTACCGCAATCCCCACATGCTGGACGAAGGCCGAACCCTGGTCATCGCCGTATCGCAGTCAGGGGAAACTGCTGATACCCTTGCATCGCTCAAGCATGCAAAGGAAGCTGGTTGCCAAATTTTCAGTGTCTGCAATGTCGAGTACTCGTCTATCGATCGTATCAGCGATAGCACCTTACTGATGAACGCCGGTCCGGAAATTGGGGTAGCCTCCACCAAAGCCTTTACCTCGCAGATCTTGTGCCTCTATCTTTGGGCTAACGCCTTTGCCAAGCAAATTGGCAAACTTTCTCCGGAGCAAGAAAACCAAATGACTCAGGAGCTGCACAGCCTTCCGGTTCACATCGATCTTGCCATGAATTCCGAAGACAAGGTAAAAACCATCATCAATGACTACTATGAGTCACCGAACTTTTTATATATAGGTCGCGGCCCTAGCTATCCTATTGCACTGGAAGGGGCTCTCAAGCTTAAAGAAATCTCCTATATCCACGCAGAAGGTTACGCCTCTGGCGAATTGAAGCATGGCCCCATAGCCCTTGTGGATCGCCACATGCCCATTGTTGCCATCGCGCCTCAGGATGAGTATCACGACAAGAGCATCAGCAATATTGAAGAGGTTCGCGCCCGTGAAGGCATGGTGATTGGAATTGGCCACGACAAGGATGACAAGCTACAAGCCGTTTGCAACGATGTGATCCCTTGTCCGCAGGTCAACAACCCGGCGTTCCAGGCAATATTGTCATCGATTCCCATTCAATTCTTGGCCTATCACATTGCTGTCAAGCGCGGCACCGATGTGGATCAACCGCGAAACTTAGCCAAATCAGTTACTGTCGAATAAAAAGACCGGGCTGCATAGCCCGTCTCAAGAGGATCATGTGAGCCACCTACTCGAAAAATTAAACCAAGCCCAAAAACAAGCTGCCTCCCACATGGATGGCCCCTTTGTTGTCTTTGCCGGAGCCGGCAGTGGCAAAACTAGGATCATCACCACACGCATCGCCTACCTCATTGAGCACGGCGTGAGACCCTGGGAGATCTTAGCTGTCACTTTCACTAATAAAGCAGCGGGAGAGATGAAGGAACGGGTCGAAGCCATATGCCCCGAAGCCAAGCGCGCTACGATTACCACGTTTCATTCTGCCTGCGCTCGCTGGCTAAGAGAGTTTGCATCAGAGCTTGGCTTTCAAACTAATTTTTCGATTTATGACGATAGTGACTCCAATAAGCTCCTAAAAAAACTACTAAAGGAGGCAAACCCTAAAGGGGATATTCCCAACCTCCTGGCCGACATGAAGTCGTTCCTTCACATTGTGAAAACCAACGGCTACTTTCCCTCCGATGTGGAGCGCCTTCACCAAGAGATGAGCCACCTGATCCCCATCGGAGGGGTCGCCCTGTACCGCCGCTATCAGGAGGAACTAGCCAACTGCAACGCTATGGATTTTGGTGACTTGCTACTTAACGTTTTGTTACTACTGAGACGCAACAAGACTGTTTCGGATATTTTAAGCCAAAGATTCCGCCATGTGCTAGTGGATGAGTTTCAGGATACCAATCGGACCCAGTTCGAAATTATCCGGCGCCTGAGCGAGCGTCACGGCAATCTTTTTGTGGTTGGGGACGACGATCAGTCTATCTATAGCTGGCGTGGCGCGACTCCTGCCAATATCATTGACTTTCAACGAACCTTTCCAGGTGCGAAGAAAATCGCCCTTGAGCAAAACTACCGGTGCTCCGGGAATATTGTAAAAGCGGCTAGCACGATGATCGCCAAGAACGTTAATCGAGCCGAGAAAACTCTTTTTACAGAAGCTCACGAAGGCGATTCCATCGACCTTCACATCGAGTCTGATGGTGAAATGGAAGCCTGGTGGGTGATCAATAGCATCAAACAGGAACGCCCTAACTTTCCTTATGATGATGTTGCTATTTTCTACCGAACCAATAGCCAGTCTCGCTCCTTAGAAGAGGCACTCCGACGCGAAAATATTCCCTATACGATATTTGGTTCTGTTGAATTCTACGATCGTATGGAGATCAAGGATATCCTCGCCTATCTAAAAGTACTCGTGAATCCCAATGATGCGATATCAATCACAAGGATTATCAATACTCCCACTCGCGGCATCGGTGCGAAGGCTGTTGAAACTATAGAGCGAGAGACCAAGTCACGGAAACTTCCGATGATGGACGTCATCCGCCAGCTAGCAGACGAGAAAATCCCACGAGTCAGCCCTAAGTTCCGTTTCTTCGTTGATTTAATGGATGCTCTCAAAAAAGATCTTTTGGGGCGCCCACTTCCTGAAGTCATCGAAACATTGCTCGAAGCCATCGAGTACCCGGAGTATCTTAAGAAAAAATTTCCCGATCAGTACATCGACAAAACTGATAATATCCACGAACTTGGATCTGCAATTGCCGATTTCGCCAAGCGGGAGCCAGAAGCGACATTGGACGATTGGATTCAATCCATCACCCTCGTCCGTGATCGCCAGGATCTCGATACTGTGTCTGGCGTATCGCTAATGACCTTGCACATGGCCAAAGGGCTTGAGTTCCGACGGGTCTATCTTACAGGCATAGAAGATGGGCTGCTTCCTCACCGCAATAGCGTTGAAGATAATCAGCAACTCGAAGAAGAACGACGCCTCCTATACGTAGGCATCACCCGAGCTAAGGAAAAGCTCAGCCTCACAGGAGCAAGCAGAAGGCGGACATTTAACAACTACGTCGTCAATAGCCCGTCTCGGTTCATTGCCGAGCTTCCTCAGGAAACCCTGAACGTAAGCTTCGCCGCGAAACAGGTGCTTGATGCCTATCGAGCTGACGACGAGCAACCCGACGAAGAATATTTTGAGCATACCCAAGAGGAATACTCATACGAACCGGAACCAGAAGCCCTAGAAAAAGGCAGCAGCGTGTCTCATCCCACCTATGGCCGTGGCGTGGTGGAGGGCTTCGAAACGAAGTTTGGCCAAACCAAAGTGATTGTTAAGTTTTATGACTTTGGTTTTCGCAAAATCAAAGCATCGCAATTGAATGCAGCAAGTTCGTCTTTAGATTACTAGGCTAGCTCCTGGCTGCGCTTCTTCTTATCTTGAACGCACGGAAGAGGCTCCGACACACCTACTCTTCGTCTCAAGTGGTATGCTATAATAAGAATCATTTAAGCTCTGATTTGGAATAGTCATGCCACCATACCGCATTATCATACTGATGGGAGCCCTGGTATTAACCGTGGGGATGATCCGCGGCGAGAACCCCATAAGCACCTATTGGGAGCTAAAGGACAGCCAGCAAATCCTTGAGGAAACCGTTAGTGGCTTGCAGCATGATGTCCGATCTCTCGAAGACGAAATTTACAAGATTGAAAAAAGCCCCCATTATGCCCACAAAGTCTTGCGAGACAAATATCATGTCACGGAAGCGGGTGAGTCTATTGTATTCTTTGCCGACTAAGGAGTTCGTATGAACAGGTTATTGACCCTAGCAAGCTGCAGTTTTCTCATTAGCGCTTGCGACACGAATTTTACCCAGTATTTAGCAACCACAGACCAACAGGAATCCATCGAACAGCAGCTTATTGAAGCCCAGTATGAGTATGATAAAGGTAACTATGATGATGCATTGTCAGCGGCCTTAGACGCTCTCGCTGTAAATCCAAACGATGAAGAAAGCTCAGTGACGGTTGGCTATATCTACTTGAGTAAAGCTGGTTTGGACGCCTTTTCACTAGCGAGTCGTTTGATCGACAACGGTGAATCCAACCAAAATACTGATAATAAGACTGCCAGCCTTTTCAGTACCATTGCTGATGTGATTGGTGTGACTAACACAGAGCTTCAAACCTTAACAACTGAGACTCAAGAAGTAGCAGGAGTTTCTATATACATCCCGGACACGGCGGGAAACGTTCGAGAAACAGAAGAAAGCCAGATTGTTGCAAACTTCAATAACGCTATTGAATACATTTGCCCGTTTG
This portion of the Pseudobacteriovorax antillogorgiicola genome encodes:
- a CDS encoding septum formation initiator family protein produces the protein MPPYRIIILMGALVLTVGMIRGENPISTYWELKDSQQILEETVSGLQHDVRSLEDEIYKIEKSPHYAHKVLRDKYHVTEAGESIVFFAD
- a CDS encoding ATP-dependent helicase, whose protein sequence is MSHLLEKLNQAQKQAASHMDGPFVVFAGAGSGKTRIITTRIAYLIEHGVRPWEILAVTFTNKAAGEMKERVEAICPEAKRATITTFHSACARWLREFASELGFQTNFSIYDDSDSNKLLKKLLKEANPKGDIPNLLADMKSFLHIVKTNGYFPSDVERLHQEMSHLIPIGGVALYRRYQEELANCNAMDFGDLLLNVLLLLRRNKTVSDILSQRFRHVLVDEFQDTNRTQFEIIRRLSERHGNLFVVGDDDQSIYSWRGATPANIIDFQRTFPGAKKIALEQNYRCSGNIVKAASTMIAKNVNRAEKTLFTEAHEGDSIDLHIESDGEMEAWWVINSIKQERPNFPYDDVAIFYRTNSQSRSLEEALRRENIPYTIFGSVEFYDRMEIKDILAYLKVLVNPNDAISITRIINTPTRGIGAKAVETIERETKSRKLPMMDVIRQLADEKIPRVSPKFRFFVDLMDALKKDLLGRPLPEVIETLLEAIEYPEYLKKKFPDQYIDKTDNIHELGSAIADFAKREPEATLDDWIQSITLVRDRQDLDTVSGVSLMTLHMAKGLEFRRVYLTGIEDGLLPHRNSVEDNQQLEEERRLLYVGITRAKEKLSLTGASRRRTFNNYVVNSPSRFIAELPQETLNVSFAAKQVLDAYRADDEQPDEEYFEHTQEEYSYEPEPEALEKGSSVSHPTYGRGVVEGFETKFGQTKVIVKFYDFGFRKIKASQLNAASSSLDY
- a CDS encoding NTP transferase domain-containing protein, which translates into the protein MTHPNPHICAILLAAGKGTRMKSKLPKVLHEVAGTPILSRILHTLRSSGVQQHCLVLGGDLQNFDGILKENSDITCVIQKNRRGTGDAVASALCAFEGYNVPSYASGEVYAGSVVNASHVLISAGDTPALSAKVLSDFVERSLAEDAKLSVIGMRHPKPFGYGRLVVNDGTLDKIVEEKDADAETRKINLCNTGVIFAETKFLFDLVHQLNNNNAQGEYYLTDCFELAREQGSPAMVFETEEFRSFDGVNNRSQLCQIEDWIIAQKRLELMQEGVTFKLQDTCYVEDQVSIGPDSTIGPHCSLIGHTKIGANCVIGAQCIIENQILPDGTVIEPGSVLRT
- the glmS gene encoding glutamine--fructose-6-phosphate transaminase (isomerizing), whose protein sequence is MCGIVGYVGPRNAVQLVFDGLKKLEYRGYDSAGIAAIKNGQVYLEKEKGKLVNLGAKLDQLPSESQLAVGHTRWATHGGPSQVNAHPHQSEGVTIVHNGIIENYDTLKSELKAQGVEFNSDTDTEVIAHVLSQEYAKDSSPQKALLRGIARLNGAYALGVLFSGQADTIFLAKEGSPLVIGVGQDENYFGSDITTFAEVAKQAIFLNDGECASISAKEVRLWDFSGAELKHHYTSINWTPGSAEKHGYRHYMLKEIHEQPSVISHSIEHFLKDGKLNEEALGITKLDLDKIQDINIVACGTAFIAGLLGKYFIEPLTGLPVNVDLASEFRYRNPHMLDEGRTLVIAVSQSGETADTLASLKHAKEAGCQIFSVCNVEYSSIDRISDSTLLMNAGPEIGVASTKAFTSQILCLYLWANAFAKQIGKLSPEQENQMTQELHSLPVHIDLAMNSEDKVKTIINDYYESPNFLYIGRGPSYPIALEGALKLKEISYIHAEGYASGELKHGPIALVDRHMPIVAIAPQDEYHDKSISNIEEVRAREGMVIGIGHDKDDKLQAVCNDVIPCPQVNNPAFQAILSSIPIQFLAYHIAVKRGTDVDQPRNLAKSVTVE